AATCGAGTTAAACGAAAGTGTAAATGGGCTGATATTAGAAATAAGAAAAGAGATTGGAAACAATACGACCTCAGATAACGACAGCAGCGGCATTTTAAAGCTTATTGAAACTATACTAAAATCATCTATAGAAGCAAGAGCAAGCGATATCCATATAGAGCCATCAGAAACCCACTGTATCGTAAGAAGTAGGATAGATGGTATGCTAACTGAGAGTTTTATATTTGATAAAGATATATATCCGCCATTAGTAAGCCGTATAAAATTACTTTCAAATATGGATATAGCAGAGCGTAGAAAACCACAAGACGGACGTTTTTCAGCTCAAATTTCAGGACGCGAGTATGATTTTCGTATCTCAACTCTACCTATCTTAAATGGCGAAAGTATAGTTTTAAGGATACTTGATAAATCAAAAGTTATCATCAGCTTAGAAAATTTAGGAATGCACCCGAAAAACTTTGCTAAATTTAAAAACGCTATGCACTCACCTTATGGCATCATACTAGTCACTGGACCAACTGGAAGTGGTAAAACTACGACACTTTATGGAGCTTTGAACGACATAAAAAGTATAGAAAAAAAGATCATAACAGTAGAAGACCCAGTCGAATATCAACTAAATATGATACAACAAGTTCACGTCAATGAAAAAGCCGGTCTAACATTTGCTATGGCTTTGCGTTCGATTTTAAGGCAAGATCCTGATATCATAATGATAGGCGAGATCAGAGATCAAGAAACACTTAGGATAGCTATCCAAGCAGCTCTTACTGGACACTTAGTCTTTTCTACTTTACACACAAACGACGCTATTTCCGCTATAATCCGCATAATAGACATGGGTATAGAAAGCTATCTAGTAAGCGGTGCGCTTATAAGCATAGAAGCCCAAAGACTAGTTAGAAGACTATGCCCAAATTGCAAACAAAAGATAACTCTTCCAAACAATGTTCTTGAAGATATCAAAGAGTATCTGCCACAAAACTATGAATTTTATAAAAGCGTAGGTTGCAAACAGTGCTCTGGAACTGGATTTTTAGGCAGAGAAATGATTAGCGAAATACTACCTATAAGTGATAAAATTCAATCAATGATAGCATCTGGTTCATCAAAAGAAGATATAAAAAAAGTAGCTTTAGAAGAAGGCTTTATAAATATGTTTCATGATGGTATCATAAGAGCTGCAAACGGTATAACAACGATAGAAGAAGTTTATAGAGTAGCTAGAACATGAAAATTTATGAAATAGAACAGATGATAAACTTTAAGCGGACTAAAGTCATCATAAAAGCAGATAGTCTAAATCAAGCTAGGGCTTTAGCAAAAACACAAAACAATAGCCCAATCTTAAAAATCAATGAGATAAACTCTATCCCGCTTGATGAACAACTAGAACAAGTAAAAGAACAACTAAGCAAATTTTTTTTAAATTCAAAAATAAAAATCCCAAATTTAGTTGCCCTAGTAAGACAGATAAGCGTTATGTCAAATGCAGGAATTTCCATACACGACTGCATAAAAGAAGCCGTTTCTAGTACATCTGATAAAAAACTTAGAGGTATATTTGAAAACGTAAGCATGGACTTAAATGCCGGTATGAGTCTAACTGAGTCGCTCAAAAAATACGAATACGAACTCGGACATATATTTATAGCTATGATTAGGCTTGGAGAAGAAGGCGGAAATCTCTCAGAAGCACTCAAAAAGTTAGCTGATATTTTACAAGAAGTATGGGATAATCAAAAGAAATTTAAAAAAGCTATAAGATATCCTATCACCGTCATAGTAGCTATAATAATAGCTTTTGTTTTACTTATGGTCGTAGTAGTGCCGAAATTTAGAGAAATTTTCGAGCAACTAAATGCTACGCTTCCACTGCCTACCATAATCTTACTAAATATAGAATACGTCCTTAGTAATTTTGGGCTATATATGCTTGGCGGAATCATTGTTTTGATTTTTCTTATCAAGAAATTTTATAAATCAAATAGCGAATTTAAATTTCTATCCGATAAATATCTACTAAAAGTTTATCTGATAGGAGATATAATACATCTTGCGACTATGCATAGATTTAACCTTGTATTTTCCGAGCTAGTTAAGGCTGGTATCCCTGTAGTAAATGCTTTAGACGATGCGTGTTTGACTATACAAAACTCATATATAAAAGATAAGATGTCAAACGTAAAAATAAGCGTCCAGCAAGGAAATTCGCTAAATTCAGCATTTAGAGACACAAAACTTTATGAAAGTATGCTTATACAAATGATAAGCGCAGGGGAGAAAAGTGGTAGTTTAGACTCTATGCTAGAAAAAGTTACGGATTATTATAAAGATAAATTTGATAATATCATAGATAATATATCAAGCTACGTAGAGCCGATACTGCTTGTATTTATAGCGTGTGCGGTCATACTTTTAGGACTTGGTATTTTTATGCCTATGTGGGATATGACAAACGCCGTAAAATAAATTTAATTTATCTTATTTATAAATCGGCTAATCAAATTTATACTATTTTTTTAAAATGTCTTATTTTTCTCAAAGAAAAATAAGCAAAACCTATCATAAATATTCTTTTTTCGCTCTACATGTTCAAGAGAAAATTTGATGAAGTCTTTTTGATAAATTTTTATTTAAAAATCATTTTCTTCCATAGTATTTAGGTGATAACAAAAAGTTATAAGACCCATTCAGCAAGAGATTTGATAATATATTTTTTAATTTATCAAATAAAATCAATATCTCTTATATGTTATTTATAGAAGAACTTAGCGCTAAGATAATTTTAGCTGTTTAAAAGCTTTTTAGCAAATTCACTCATTCTTTTGCCATCGCAGCTTGCGCCAAATTCATCTTTAGCTACTTTCATTAGGGCTCCTAGATCTTTTATAGAGGCAAAACCATTTTTTGATATGATGGCTTTAAGCCCCTCTTCTACTTCGTTATCGCTTAATTGTTTTGGAAGATATACGCTTATAATGGCTATTTCTTCGAGTTCTTTTTGAGCGAGATCGTCTCTATTTCCCGCTTTATACTGGGTTGCCGATTCGTTTCTACGCTTTATCTCAGTTTGAAGAATAGAAAAAATTCGCTCATCACTAAGCTCTACTCTTTCATCAACTTCGATTTGTTTAAATGCTGAATTTATCATTCTTAAAGTATCACGACGAAAATTATCTTTATTTTTCATCGCCTCTTTAATGTCGTTTAAAATTTGCTCTTTTACACTCATTTTTACTCCTTTAAATTTAATAATTTAAGCTTAGCACCAACTCCTATGCCTTCTCTAAGCCCATCATCAATGACGATAAAAGGTACTTTAAATTTAGATATCATAGAAGACATTAGCCAAATTCCAGCTATAACAAGCTCTACTCTATCATCTCCAACTAGCAAATCCGGATCTTTTGCGGCGCATAATATCCGCCTCGCATCATAAAAATCATTCATATCTAAAACCATACCATTTATCAGCCTTGCATCGTAATCATCATATTTTAATCCTAGCTTAAGTGCTGCTACACTTGTAGGAACTCCAGAAGTCAAGATGATATTTTCAAATTTAAAACCATCTATAAACTTTACAGCTTCATTAGTTTTTATTTTTGCAAATTTAGCAAATTTATCACTATCTTTTATATCAAAGTCGCATTCTTGCCAAAATCTAACTATGCCAAACTTAAAACTAGCAAAATTATCTCCAAAACTTATCTCAGTACTAGCTCCACCAAGATCTATAAGCAGAGATTTTTCTATATTTACTCCGAGCTTTTTCGCCCTATTTTCCACGCCTAGCCTAGTAAGTTTTGCCTCAAGAAATCCACTTATAATGTTGAAGTTTATACCCAAATCACTAGATATGAATTCAAAAAAGTCTTTGGCATTTTTAGCTAGTCTAAAAGCCTCTGTTGCGACTGCAATATTTAAATTTGAGTCAAAATCAAACCTACTTTTTAGCTGAACCAAAGCATCATAAATCCTTTTCTTAGCTTGATCGCTAAGCCCTTTATCGCTTAAATTTCTAGCAGATCCTACTATTTTTTCATAAGCCTGGACTACTTCAAGCTCATCATTCATCAAACAAGCTCTAAGAGTATTTGAGCCTAGATCGATACAGATCAATTTTTTATCCTTAAGTATTTTTTTATCGCTAGCTCTTTTTGTTGCTCTATAAATTTACCTAGCTCTTTTGATTTTAGCCCATTAGCCTTGCTTATATCTATAACTGGACTAAATTTTTTATCATAAAAACCAAGTTCTTTTGCTAAACTTATCCTTTTTTTAGTATTTAGCCCAAGCCACTGCGATAAACTCATATTTAGAGATATTTTCATCATATCAAATTTAGTACATCTTTTTAAAAATGGCTCGTTAATTAGCCTACGATAAAACTTTCCCAAACTTAAACTTGATAAAATTTGTTTTGGATCAAGCCTATACTCGCCTATGAGATCATACAAAAAAACTCTACTATCTTGCAATAAAGCAAAATGTTTTTCCACTTTTTTACCAAATTTAGCGCTGAGTTTTACTCCAAAAAGTTTTTTGTCTAAGCCTAAGTCCATAAGCAACCCAACTCCATAAGCTTGATGTTCTGCTTTGAAAAATTTCTCAAGCTCCTGGCGTTTTCGCTCTAAACTCAAGTCGCTTATGTCGATACTTTGCATTATTTTTAAACTATTATTATCTGCCCTTAAGGCAAATCTAGCCGCAAACTGCACAGCTCTTAACACTCTAAGGCTATCATCTTTGAAGCTATTTTCATCTACAACTCTTAAAGTGTTACTCTTTAAGTCTTGTTTGCCACCCCAAAAGTCAAGAATTTCGCCGGTAAAAATATTTAGCATTATGGAATTTATCGTAAAGTCACGCCTTTTACTAGCGATCATTTCATCATTACAGTAAAAAACGTCAAAAGCTTTATGCCCTACACCATTTTTACTCTCGATTCTAGGAAGGCTTAGATCAAAGTTTTTAAATTTATATACAAAGTAGCTTTTACCTACACCACTAGCGCCGATATCTTTCATCAAATCATCAAACTTATCGCTAGAAATATCATATATTTCTATATCAAAGTCGCTATTTGGCAAGCCAAGCAACAGATCTCTGACACATCCGCCTACCAAATAAGCACGTTTTGTATGTTTTTTTAGGAATTTTATAAGAGCGCTTAACTCGTTATTTTGAGATAAGTTTAAGGCGATTTTCGACATTTGCAAGCAAAAACTCTAAAAACTTGATAGTAATATCAAGTCTAAGATCTAAATTTGTACTTTCTGTGCTGTTTAATCCATCAAAAAGTACGCTTATACGCTCTTTTAGATTTTGTAAAAATATAATCTCACTGCTGATCTTGCTATCAAAATCCTGCGTGTTTTGGATAGACTGTTTGCTTAAGGTCATCTGCTCTTTTGGCTCGTCTTCAGATATGAAAAAAGGTTCTTTTCGCACTTGCTCTTCAGCTTTAGCTTTTTGCATATCTTCAAGCTTTTGGATTTTTTCTAGTTCGGCAGCGACCTCATCTATTGTGATCTTTGCGATATCTTCAAGTTTCATATTTTTACTAGCCACCTTTTAAATTCTCGTATTTCTTCTTCAGTTTTTAAATTTAAAAAAAACTCAAGCATTTGCGAATTTGCCTGAGTATTTTTACGTCTTAAACCACTAAGTCTTCTTATAGCAGAACTTGCCTCTTTGTTGGTAGGATCGGCTTTTAAGATATTTTTATAAACCTCAAGAGCGTCATCTCTAAGACCTTGATTTTCATAAATAAGTGCTTCAGTTATCGTATTTTTCATATTTTCTTTACATAATCACTAATTATAGAGCCAATCTCGCTTGTAGTGCATATCTCTTTGGCATCAAATTTGGCTATATCTTTTGTTCTGTATCCATCTTTTAACACTGCGCGAACTGCTTTTTCTATGGCATCAGCCGCATCATTTTCATTAAATGCGTATTTTAGCATCATAGCAGCTGAAAGTATCATAGCTATAGGATTTGCGATTCCTTGCCCTGCGATATCAGGAGCACTTCCATGTATAGGCTCATAAATCCCTACTTTTCCACCAAGCGACGCACTAGGAAGCAACCCGATAGAACCACATATCATACTAGCTTCATCGCTAAGTATATCACCAAATAAATTCTCAGTTAAAATAACGTCAAATTGTGCTGGATTTCTCACTAGCTGCATAGCAGCGTTATCCACATACATAAACTCTAAGCTTACTTCAGGATAGTCTTTTGCGACTTTTGTAGTCACTTCTCTCCAAAGTTGAGATGTTTCTAGTACGTTTGCTTTATCTACCATACAAACTTTTTTATCTCTTTTAAGGGCTACTTCAAAAGCGATCTTAGCTATCCTTTGTATTTCACTTGTGCTATATACCATAGTATTATAAGCTCTATCTTCTTCTTTTTTTCTAGGCTCACCAAAATAAAGACCACCAGTAAGCTCACGAACTACTAGTAAATCGACATCTTGTAAAACTTCAGGCTTTAAAGTAGAAGCATTTATAAGCTCGTCAAATATAAGAGCTGGACGTAAATTTGCATAAGCCCCAAGCGATTTTCTTATCTTTAAAAGTCCGCTTTCAGGGCGAAGATTTCTAGGAAGAGAGTCCCATTTTTCACCACCAATAGCCCCAAAAAGCACAGCATCACTTTTTAAAGCAGCATCCAAAGTCTCATCAGGAAGTGGAACGCCAAAAACATCAATGGCAGCTCCACCCATTAAAAAATATTCGTAGTTTAACTCAAACCCAAATTTCGCACTCACGCTATCGAGAACTTTTATCGCTTCGTCTGCTATTTCTGGCCCTATGCCATCACCTTTTATAACACATACATTATATCTTTTCATAGCTCAACCTCTATTAAATTTACATTATAAACTTTTTTTAGCATAGTTTATAAGTCCGCCAGATCTCACAAGCTCTTGCATAAACTCAGGAATCGGTTCAAATTTATACTCTGTTTTTTGAGTTAAATTTTTGATTATTCCTTCGCTAAAGCCTATTTCTAGCTCATCACCTTCATTTATCTCATCTGTTCTTTGACATTCTAGTATCAAAAGTCCTGTATTAAAGCTATTTCTATAAAAAATTCTCGCAAAAGACTTTGCGATTACCACACTGATACCAGCTGCTTTTAGTGCTATTGGAGCGTGCTCACGACTACTTCCGCAGCCAAAGTTCTCTCCAGCTACGATTATATCGCCTTTTGTAACTTTACTATAAAAATCCTTATCTGCATCTTCCATTATATGTTTTGCTAATATTTCTGGATCGCTTGTATTTAAATATCTTGCGGCGATTATTATATCAGTATCAATATTATCTTTAAATTTCCATACTTTTGACATATTTTTCCTTTAAAAATTTGGTCGATTATATCAAATTTAAACTTAAAATCGCTCAATTATCATCATAACTGCTATGATAGCTATCAAGACCGCACTTACTCTTTCTATCAGATAAGCTTTTGTTTTAAGCAGTTTTTTAAACGCGACTCCGCCAAGAGCATAGATATTAAAGTCGATGATCTCTATAAACATCAAGACAAATATCATCATATACAGCCTGATACCAAAGGGCGAAACGCTATCTATAAAGAGCGGAAATAAAGCAGTAAAAAACGCCCACGCCTTTGGATTTGATACTGAGCTCATAAAGCCTTGCCAAAACAGAGCTTTAGAGCTTATATCTTTTGCTTTTTCATCAAGGTTAAATTTGCTTCCAAGAAACATTTTATAGCTCAGATACAAAAGATAAATAGCACATATAATGGTAAAAATTTGAAAAAATATCGGAAATTTAGCCAACACCGCCCCTACTGAAACAGCGCATACAAAAGCGACTATGCCAAGACTTATCGTCGCTCCTGCCATCATAAAAAGCGTTTTTGTATAGCCGACGCTCATACCAAGGCTAAGAGCCAAAGTCATATTTAGCCCAGGAAGTAGCGAGATCGCCCAAAAAGTAGTTATAAAAAGCAACCAGTCCATAATAACACCTAAAAAGATTTAAACGCGTCAAAAAGCATCCAAACTCCAAGTAGTAAAAACATAGTTGCACTGATCTTATTTATAATCTTAAAGTTTGAACTAAAAAACATCTTTACGCTTGAGCCAAAAGTAGCATAGATATTTGTAGCTACAAACTCTATACAAGCTATAACTATGATAAATGCCGCAAAAGTAGAGTTAAAAGGATTATGAATGTCCATAAATTTAGGTAGCAAACTTATCATAAATCCCCATATAAGAGGATCGCCAAAAGAGCTTACAAATCCTTGAAAAACTATAGCTTTTGTGCTTAAATTTCTAACATCTATCTTTATATCACTATCTATTTTAGTAGCCAAAAACATCTTATAAGCTATAAAAAATAGATAAAACGCACCAAAAATCCTAAGAATAGTAAAGAAAAATGGAAATTTAGTTATCAAAAATCCTATCCCAACTCCGCTTAAAAATACCATAGCAGCCAAACAAAAAGTAGATGATAAGATAAATAAAAACGCTCTTTTATAACCTGCGCTAAGCCCGATAGTAAGCGCCATAAGCATATTTAGCCCGGGGCTTAAAGCAGCCAAAAAGAAGCTTGTAATAAATAAAATCCAGTCCATAAAATCACCTTAATTTTTGCGTAGTATTGTATCAAAAACTTATATAAATTCACAACTTTTTAACACTATTTTACAATAATTCCATCAAATTTATAAAAAAGGAAAAAGATGAAAATTTCAAAACCAGTTGGGACAACATCCACGATAGTCACATTTGTAGTAGTAGGGATCACGGGAATTCTTATGTTTTTTGATATAGAATCTAGCGGTATAAAGGTTTTACACGAATATATAGGTATTGCAATGGTGATAGCATGTGTATTGCATATAATGGCAAATTTAACACCGTTTAAAAAGTACTTTGTAGGAAAAAAATTAGCTATAATGAGCGTTTTATTTGTAGCGTCCGTAGTTTTTATAGCCGTTACACCAAATAATCCAAAACCGCCGTTTAAAGAGGTATATCAAAACTTCACAAATCTAAATTTAAGTACTGCAGAGAAAATTTTCGGCACGAATGAAAACTTATTTAATGAATACCTAAATAAAAATGGACTTAAATTTGAAGATATAAGCATAAAAGAATTTGCAACTAAAAATAATATAAAAGAAAACGACTTAGTAAAAGCACTGCTAAGCAAATAAAACAAAGCCACTTATCAAGGGGCTTTATGGCTTAGTGAGTTAAAAAATACTCTCTAATTTTTTTAGGATCATTTGTCTTTGTTAAAGAGAGCATCAAAAGCACTCTAGCTTTTTGTGCATTTAGATTATCGCTTGTCAAAAAGCCGTATTTTACGTCATCTACTTCGCCTTTGTTTGTAGTCTCTCCACTACCTACTCTGCTATCTCTAACGACAACTACACCGCTTTTTACCGCGTTACCTAAAGCTTCAAGCATACTTGGATATGGATTTCCATTTCCCATTCCAGCGTTGATTATGCCTTTTGCTCCATTTTTCACAGCGATATTTACAAAATCAGGATTATCGTTTGAGTGGTTAAATAGTATATCTACTCTAGGTAAAGACTCGATTTTAGTGATATCGAAATCGCTATTTTTTGTATGTTTTCTAGTTGGTTGCATATAAAATTTAGTATTTCCATAAATAACAGTGCCTATTTTACCAGTATTTGGAGAAGCAAAAGCATTTACAGCAGTAGTATTTGTCTTAGCAACTTCTCTAGCGGCGTGAATTTCATCATTCATAACAACCAAAACGCCCTTACCTACTGCTTCTTTATCCATTGCGACATTTACGGCATTATATAGATTTAAAGGACCATCTGCACTTAAAGAGTCTGAGTTTCTCATAGCTCCTACCATAACTATAGGCTTATTGCTTTTAACGACTAAATTTAGAAAATAAGCAGTCTCTTCCATAGTATCTGTTCCGTGAGTGATCACGATACCATCTATATTTTTGCTAGTTAAAAGCTCATTTACGCGTTTTGCTAGTTTTAGCCAAACTTCGTTATTCATCTCTTGAGAGCCGATATTACTTACTTGTTCGCCTTTTATGGTAGCTATCTCATTGATTTTAGGAACTGCGGCTATAAGTTTATCTACACTAACTGTTCCTGAAGAGTATCTGTTACTAAGAGCGCTTGAAGAACTTCCTGCGATAGTTCCGCCTGTGGCAAGTATATAAATAGTAGGTTTTGCAAAAGTAGCATTTAAAGCTAAAAGCATTAGTATAAAAACCTTTTTTTAAGACATGGATTTTTAATACATTAACAATCCAAAATCCAAAGCCTTGATTTTGTAAGTGTAATTATACAATTTAATAAAATTCAAGTCAAATCATATAACGCTGTCATCTTCAAATTCGTAGTAAGTTTTACCTATATTTTTAGTAGTTTTCGCACCTAGTTTTTTTAAATTTTCAAATCTTCCAAGCAGATTTCCTCTGCCTTCACTAAGAGTAGTTTGACACTCTCCAAAAGTTTTATTTAATGTATTTAGCTGATTTTGGATCTTCTCAAAACTATCTGTAAATATACTAAATTTATCATATATTTTTCCAGCTTCAGTGAGAATTCTCATAGCATTCTCATCGCTTTTTAAATTTCTCCAGCATATATAAACGGTTTTTAAAGCCATAAGCAAAGTAAGCGGAGTCGTTATAAAAATGCCTCTTTCATAAGCATACTCATATATTGTGCTGTCTTGATTTAAAGCCGTGTAAAATATAGCATCATTTGGAACAAACATAAATATATATTCATACGTTTTAGTGTCATAGTCTTGATACTCTTTTGAGCTAAGTAACTCAATGTGTTTTTTAACATCATTTGAAAGCGCCTTTGCAAACTGCGTTTTTTTGGCTTCATCGCTTTCGTTAAAATACGCATTATAATTCACCAAAGAGCATTTTGCGTCGATAATTGCTTTTTTACTATCACCAAAATCAACGACTACATCAAGATATTTTTGTGCTCCATTTTTATCTTTATAAGCGACTTGCTTAAAATAATTTTTATTTAGCTCTAGTCCGCTAGCACTAAGCACGCTATCAAGCTGTATCTCACCCCAGTTGCCAAGAACTTTTTTATTGCCATTTAGCGCCTCGGCGAGATTTTTAGCTTGAGTCATTATATTTTTGGTTTCACTTTTGAGATTTTCAAAATTCGTTTTAAATACAGTGCTTGTATTTATGCTCTCTTTTTGGTATTTTTCTATCTCGTTTTTGAGCGGATTTATAAGATTTTCAAGGATCTTTTGTGAGTTTTCGCTAAGCGTTTTACTATTTAAATTTAAAAGATGTTGGCTCATCTCTTTGGTTTTTAGCTCAAAATACTCTCTCGTTTTTAAATCTAGCTCGTCTTGTCTTGCTTTTAATTCTAAATTTATATGAATTTGTTCATCAAATTTAGTTTTTAGTTTTTCTTTTTCTATCTCACTTTGTGTTTTTTGCTCATTTAGGTTTTGAATTTTGTTTTCCAAACTCAGCAGTTTAGCTCTATTTTCATCAAGTTTGATCTGTAAATTTAAAAATCTCTCATTTTGCAATTTAAGTTCAAATTTAAGCTTATTTGTATGAAAGAATTGATATAAAACCAAAACTAAAAGAGCAGAGATAACAGCAGATAAAAGTATATAAATTTCCATATTTTTCCTATATTTTATTTTTAAGAAAATTATATCTTAGATTTTCTTAAAAACTTTGATTTGAGATATCAAAAGTGCTATAATCACAGCATTTACGATACCTTTTGTAAATATACTTTGCATATTGATTTTTGCCATATACGTCAAAAATGGTAAATTTTCTATACAAAACTACAAAAAATCAGCTGGTTGGATTTATGCAAGTTTTAATTAAATTTATTATTTTATATATTTTGTGTATGTAGATGATCCCCAAAAAAGGGGATCAAAGTGGCTTACATCATACCGCCCATGCCACCCATACCGCCCATATCAGGCATTGCTGGCATAGCAGGTTTGTCTTCTTTTATATCACTAACAGTAGCTTCTGTAGTAAGTAGCAAGCTTGCTACGCTAACTGCATTTTGAAGAGCAACCCTTTCAACTTTAACAGGATCGATGATACCTGCTTCAAACATATTTACGTATTCGCCATTAGCCGCGTTAAATCCATAGTTCGCATCACTGCTTGTTTGAACTGCATTTGCTACGACTCCTGCATCAAAGCCCGCATTTGCAGCTATTTGACGAAGTGGAGCAAAAAGCGCACGTTTAACGATCTCAGCACCGATCAGCTCATCGCCTTTTAGATTTAGACTTACTTTGTTTCCAGCTTTTATAAGTGCTGCACCACCACCTACTACAATGCCTTCTTCTACAGCTGCTTTTGTAGCGTTTAGAGCATCATCTACTCTGTCTTTTTTCTCTTTCATCTCAGTTTCAGTAGCAGCACCGACTTTTATAACAGCAACTCCACCGCTTAGTTTAGCTAGTCTTTCTTGAAGTTTTTCTCTATCGTAGTCGCTTGTTGTCTCAGCGATTTGAGCTTTTATTTGATTGATTCTAGCTTCTATAGAGCTCTTATCGCCTGCACCATTTACGATAGTAGTATTGTCTTTGTCTATCACTACTCTATCAGCACTTCCAAGATCTTGCAAACTAGCGCTCTCTAATGTTCTACCTAACTCTTCGCTTATA
The sequence above is a segment of the Campylobacter hyointestinalis subsp. lawsonii genome. Coding sequences within it:
- a CDS encoding phosphatase, with protein sequence MICIDLGSNTLRACLMNDELEVVQAYEKIVGSARNLSDKGLSDQAKKRIYDALVQLKSRFDFDSNLNIAVATEAFRLAKNAKDFFEFISSDLGINFNIISGFLEAKLTRLGVENRAKKLGVNIEKSLLIDLGGASTEISFGDNFASFKFGIVRFWQECDFDIKDSDKFAKFAKIKTNEAVKFIDGFKFENIILTSGVPTSVAALKLGLKYDDYDARLINGMVLDMNDFYDARRILCAAKDPDLLVGDDRVELVIAGIWLMSSMISKFKVPFIVIDDGLREGIGVGAKLKLLNLKE
- a CDS encoding GspE/PulE family protein, which produces MNSIDKQVLLSLVKDKKLDSSLALELEGEIIENGVKNTLVNNNYITNEDFLLALFDLYKRDRINLKDVSEHFMLDSNLFLTNLANHFKFTYCDLENTNLDYNLSSKFPVAQLKKMGALPIKEDEINVYVAFKNPFDIEAQDRVSYLFNRKLLKIVVCDPLQIDKYMSKIELNESVNGLILEIRKEIGNNTTSDNDSSGILKLIETILKSSIEARASDIHIEPSETHCIVRSRIDGMLTESFIFDKDIYPPLVSRIKLLSNMDIAERRKPQDGRFSAQISGREYDFRISTLPILNGESIVLRILDKSKVIISLENLGMHPKNFAKFKNAMHSPYGIILVTGPTGSGKTTTLYGALNDIKSIEKKIITVEDPVEYQLNMIQQVHVNEKAGLTFAMALRSILRQDPDIIMIGEIRDQETLRIAIQAALTGHLVFSTLHTNDAISAIIRIIDMGIESYLVSGALISIEAQRLVRRLCPNCKQKITLPNNVLEDIKEYLPQNYEFYKSVGCKQCSGTGFLGREMISEILPISDKIQSMIASGSSKEDIKKVALEEGFINMFHDGIIRAANGITTIEEVYRVART
- a CDS encoding type II secretion system F family protein, translating into MKIYEIEQMINFKRTKVIIKADSLNQARALAKTQNNSPILKINEINSIPLDEQLEQVKEQLSKFFLNSKIKIPNLVALVRQISVMSNAGISIHDCIKEAVSSTSDKKLRGIFENVSMDLNAGMSLTESLKKYEYELGHIFIAMIRLGEEGGNLSEALKKLADILQEVWDNQKKFKKAIRYPITVIVAIIIAFVLLMVVVVPKFREIFEQLNATLPLPTIILLNIEYVLSNFGLYMLGGIIVLIFLIKKFYKSNSEFKFLSDKYLLKVYLIGDIIHLATMHRFNLVFSELVKAGIPVVNALDDACLTIQNSYIKDKMSNVKISVQQGNSLNSAFRDTKLYESMLIQMISAGEKSGSLDSMLEKVTDYYKDKFDNIIDNISSYVEPILLVFIACAVILLGLGIFMPMWDMTNAVK
- the leuB gene encoding 3-isopropylmalate dehydrogenase, coding for MKRYNVCVIKGDGIGPEIADEAIKVLDSVSAKFGFELNYEYFLMGGAAIDVFGVPLPDETLDAALKSDAVLFGAIGGEKWDSLPRNLRPESGLLKIRKSLGAYANLRPALIFDELINASTLKPEVLQDVDLLVVRELTGGLYFGEPRKKEEDRAYNTMVYSTSEIQRIAKIAFEVALKRDKKVCMVDKANVLETSQLWREVTTKVAKDYPEVSLEFMYVDNAAMQLVRNPAQFDVILTENLFGDILSDEASMICGSIGLLPSASLGGKVGIYEPIHGSAPDIAGQGIANPIAMILSAAMMLKYAFNENDAADAIEKAVRAVLKDGYRTKDIAKFDAKEICTTSEIGSIISDYVKKI
- a CDS encoding LysE family translocator: MDWLLFITTFWAISLLPGLNMTLALSLGMSVGYTKTLFMMAGATISLGIVAFVCAVSVGAVLAKFPIFFQIFTIICAIYLLYLSYKMFLGSKFNLDEKAKDISSKALFWQGFMSSVSNPKAWAFFTALFPLFIDSVSPFGIRLYMMIFVLMFIEIIDFNIYALGGVAFKKLLKTKAYLIERVSAVLIAIIAVMMIIERF
- a CDS encoding GatB/YqeY domain-containing protein produces the protein MSVKEQILNDIKEAMKNKDNFRRDTLRMINSAFKQIEVDERVELSDERIFSILQTEIKRRNESATQYKAGNRDDLAQKELEEIAIISVYLPKQLSDNEVEEGLKAIISKNGFASIKDLGALMKVAKDEFGASCDGKRMSEFAKKLLNS
- a CDS encoding 3-isopropylmalate dehydratase small subunit, with the translated sequence MSKVWKFKDNIDTDIIIAARYLNTSDPEILAKHIMEDADKDFYSKVTKGDIIVAGENFGCGSSREHAPIALKAAGISVVIAKSFARIFYRNSFNTGLLILECQRTDEINEGDELEIGFSEGIIKNLTQKTEYKFEPIPEFMQELVRSGGLINYAKKSL
- a CDS encoding CCA tRNA nucleotidyltransferase codes for the protein MSKIALNLSQNNELSALIKFLKKHTKRAYLVGGCVRDLLLGLPNSDFDIEIYDISSDKFDDLMKDIGASGVGKSYFVYKFKNFDLSLPRIESKNGVGHKAFDVFYCNDEMIASKRRDFTINSIMLNIFTGEILDFWGGKQDLKSNTLRVVDENSFKDDSLRVLRAVQFAARFALRADNNSLKIMQSIDISDLSLERKRQELEKFFKAEHQAYGVGLLMDLGLDKKLFGVKLSAKFGKKVEKHFALLQDSRVFLYDLIGEYRLDPKQILSSLSLGKFYRRLINEPFLKRCTKFDMMKISLNMSLSQWLGLNTKKRISLAKELGFYDKKFSPVIDISKANGLKSKELGKFIEQQKELAIKKYLRIKN
- a CDS encoding LysE family translocator, which gives rise to MDWILFITSFFLAALSPGLNMLMALTIGLSAGYKRAFLFILSSTFCLAAMVFLSGVGIGFLITKFPFFFTILRIFGAFYLFFIAYKMFLATKIDSDIKIDVRNLSTKAIVFQGFVSSFGDPLIWGFMISLLPKFMDIHNPFNSTFAAFIIVIACIEFVATNIYATFGSSVKMFFSSNFKIINKISATMFLLLGVWMLFDAFKSF